The following nucleotide sequence is from Gordonia jinghuaiqii.
GTGGGCAGCGGGATCGTGCTCTCGCCCGACGGATACGTGCTGACCAACCATCATGTGGTCGCCGGGGCCGGTTCCGGCAGCAAGATCGTGGTCACCACCGGCGACGGCACACAGCACTCCGCCACGATCACCGGCACCTCCCCCTCCTACGACCTGGCGGTCATCAAGCTCGACGGCGCGTCGGGGCTTACCCCGGCGACTCTCGGCGACTCCGACGACCTGCAGGTCGGCGAGCAGGTGGTGGCGGTCGGCAGCCCGGACAGCCTGTCGAACACGGTGACCTCCGGCATCATCAGCGCGCTGTCGCGCACGGTCACCGCCGGCGACGAGAGCGGTTCTGCGGTCACCGTGTACAACGGCCTGCAGACCGACACCCCCATCAACCCCGGCAATTCGGGTGGGCCGCTGGTGAACCTGCAGGGTCAGGTGATCGCGGTGAACTCGGCCGTGGACACCGGTCAGGCCGCCAGCGGCGGACTTCAGACCTTCGGTCTCGGCTTCGCCATCCCGATCAACACCGCCCAGCGCATCGCGAACCAGCTCCTGCAGGACGGCGAGGCCACCAAACCCGTACTGGGCGTGTCGGGTTCGCTGTCGACCACCAGCGCCGAGGAGGGTGCGACGGTGTCGACGGTCCAGGACGGTGGGCCCGCCGACAAGGCCGGCATCTCACAGGGCGACGTGATCACGAAGATCGGTGACACCCCCGTCGCCGACTACGCCGATCTGATGGCCCAGGTGCTCACACATGCACCGGGTGAGACGGTGCCGGTGACCATCGGTTCGGGATCGGGTGCCCGCACCGTCCAGGTGAAGCTGGGCAGCACCGTCGACAAAGAGCAGACGACTGTCCCCGAGTCCGGCGGCGATTCCGGTGGAGATTCCCGACTCCCCTTCGGCGGCAACCCCTTCGGTCGGATCCCGTGATGATCCGACGACGCGGTGAATTCAGCGCTTCGTCAGATTTTGCGCGAGCATCACGAGAATGTCGCTAGGACCGCGAACATACGTCAGCTTGTAGACGTTCTCGTACGTCGCAACACCGCGTAGCGGATGACAGCCGTGCCGCGCGGCGATCTCGAGAGCCGCGTCGATGCCGCCACGCGATCTCGGCGTCGCACATAGTTGACCAGCGGCAACACCTCGACGGCGATGCGAGCTCTTCGGTCTCGCGCTCGACATCCACCCCTCGACGATAGGGCCGCCCGACTCGACGAGTGGCACCGGTCGCCTCAGACGTTGAAGCGGAACTCCACCACGTTCCGTCACAGAACAACCTGTGCAGCCGACACCTCCGCGTCCACGACGCGGTTTAACTCGCCGTGGAGCCGATGAACGGAGTACGCGACTGGGCCCAGCCCGAACGACGCCGTGTCGAGCGGTCAGAGCCGGGCCCAAGCGCGCCAGTTCACCCCGCTCAGGGAACCACCGATTGGACGATCTCGGCGATGCGCTTCTCCGTGGGCTCGTCGAGGGTCTCGAAGTACCATGCTGCGGGCATCAGTGTTCCGTCGGAAGCGCCTGCGGGGACGAGCGCGACCTTCTCGGTGAGAGCAAGGTTGACGCGTTCGTCGTTACGCAACGTCACCAGTGCAGGCGTGCTCGCGGAGAGCGCATAGGCCGGCATGCCGTACCAGATCCGCGGCTTCAGCGTGGGCGCGGCAGCCACGATGACCTCATGCACTCGCTGCATGAGTGACCGCCGCGGTTCGTCCATCTTCGCGATCTTGTCGACCACCTGGGCAAGGTTCTTCTCGTCCTTCGATGCCATGTCATGTCCTCTCGTCAGCCAATGCCTCGCATCGGCAGTTGAAGTCGGCGCAATCACGCGCCGCACCTCATCCGGACATGTCCCGCGCGAGTCGGGCCTCTCCGCAATGTTTCAGGCCACCCGCGCCTGGAAGTGCAGTCGGCAGCATCCGCTGCCACACTGAGGATAACGCACGCTCTTGCAACGGCGCAGGCCGAAACAGAGCAGGTCAGGACTCTTCTCGGCGATTCGATCACACGTTGAAGCGGAACTCCACCACGTCGCCGTCCTTCATGACGTAGTCCTTGCCCTCCATGCGCACCTTGCCCGCAGCCTTCGCCGCGGCCATCGAGCCGGCGGCGTCGAGGTCGTCGAAGGAGACGATCTCGGCCTTGATGAAGCCCTTCTCGAAGTCGGTGTGGATGACCCCGGCGGCTTTGGGTGCGGTGTCGCCCTGGTGGATCGTCCACGCGCGCGATTCCTTCGGGCCCGCGGTGAGGTAGGTCTGCAGGCCGAGGGTGTGAAAACCGGCGCGCGCCAACGACGTCAGGCCCGGCTCCGACTGCCCGATCGAGTCGAGCAGCTCCTGGGCGTCCTCGGCGTCGAGTTCGAGGAGTTCGCTCTCGACCTTCGCATCGAGGAACACGGCGTCGGCGGGTGCGACGGCGGCGCGGAGTTCGGCCTTGCGCGCCTCGTCGGTGAGGACGCCCTCGTCGGCGTTGAAGACGTAGAGGAACGGCTTGGCCGTCATCAGGTGCAACTCGCGCACCGACGACAGGTCGAACGAATCCTTCTGCGAGAACAGCGTTTTGCCGCTGTCGAGGAGTTCCTGTGCCTGCTTGGCCGCGGCGAGGGTCTCGGCGAGATCCTTGTTCTTGCGCGCTTCCTTCTCGAGGCGAGGGATCGCCTTCTCGAGGGTCTGCATGTCGGCCAGGATCAGCTCGGTCTCGATGACCTCGATGTCGGCGAACGGGTCGACGCGACCGTCGACGTGGACGACGTCGTCGTCGGCGAAGACGCGCACCACCTGGCAGATCGCGTCGGCCTCGCGGATGTTGGCGAGGAACTGGTTGCCCATGCCCTCACCCTCGGAGGCGCCCTTGACGATGCCGGCGATGTCGACGAACGACACCGTGGCCGGCAGGATGCGCTCGCTGCCGAAGATCTCGGCGAGACGCTCGAGTCGCTTGTCGGGCAGTTCGACCACGCCGACATTGGGCTCGATCGTGGCGAACGGATAGTTCGCCGCAAGCACGTCGTTACGGGTCAGGGCATTGAACAGGGTCGACTTACCGACGTTGGGCAGACCGACAATTCCCAGGGTGAGACTCACGGGGGCCGAGTCTATCGGCAGCGGCTCGCGCACCCCGAGGTGCGTCGGCCGTGAGGGTCAGTCCCGGTCGAGCAACCCCTTGACCGGGTTCGGTTTCTCCCCCGGCGGCTCCTCGTCGGGAACGCCGATCTGGGTTGTCACCGGCGCCCCCTGCGGTGGCAGGGTCTCGCCGGCCCGTTCGGCTATCCGTTCGTTCAGGTAGCGCAGCACCACCGCGATCGACGACGCTGCGGGTACGGCGAGGAAGGCCCCGGTGATACCGAACAGCGTGCCGCCCAGCGTCACCGACAGCAGCACGATCACCGCGTGCAGGTCCATCGACTTTGCCTGCAGCCACGGCTGGAGCACATTGCCCTCGAGCTGCTGCACGGCCAGGATGATGCCGAGCACGATGAGCGCCGTCGTCAGACCGTTGGAGACGAGCGCGATCAACACCGCGAGGGCACCGGCGACGAACGCTCCGATGATCGGGATGAAGCCGCCGAGGAACGTGATCACCACGAGCACCCCGGCGAGCGGCACGTTCAGGATGAACAGGCCCGCGCCGATCAGTGCGGCGTCGACGAAGCTGACGACCGCCTGCGTGCGGATGAACCCGCCGAGGCTGTTCCACATCCGGGTGAGCACCTCGCCGACGTGGGTTCCCGACGGCTTGCCGACCGAGCGGTCCAGCCACGGCACGAACTTCGGTCCGTCCTTGAGGAAGAAGAAGACCAGCACGATGCTCGTGAACAGCGTGATGAGCACCGACGTCGCGGTGCCGACTCCGCTGAACACCCCGGCGGCGATGGCCGACGCGCTCGACTGGAGCCTGTCGGTGATGGTGTTCACGATGTTGTCCAGCTGCTCGTCTTTGATGTTGAGCGGCGGACCCTGTATCCAGTCCTGGAGTTTCCGGACGCCGTCGGTGGCACGATGCGCGAGCTCGGGTGCCTGGTCGACGATCGACGGCACGATCAGGCCGATCACGCCGCCGAGGACGCCCAACCCGACCAGCATCATCACCAACGACGCCGCTGCCGCGGGAACGCCGTGGTTGCGCATCCACCGCACAGGCGGCCAGAGGATGGTGCACACGATGATCGCGAACAGGACCGGCAGTAGAATCACCCAGAACTTGCCGAGCAGCCAGGTGATCACCCACAACGCGGCCGCGACCAGCACGATCTGCAGTCCGAACATGGCGCAGGCCTGGAGACCGGACATCATCACCTGGGCACGGGTCGGGTAGGTGGTCTTCTCGCCACCGCCGAGAACGGCGTCGCCGCCGAGCACGGCATCGGCACTCATATGACCCGCATCCGACGTGGCGTCGTTCGAGCCGTTATCGTCGCGCGAGTTCTCCGGGCTGTCGGTCACCGGTGGATCCTCACATACCGTGGCGACAATGCGACATCGACCACCGCTCAGCGGCGACGCAGCTTCCGTCCGAGGAACCGGATGAGCGAGTTGATCGCCTCGAGCTCGACGTCGACTTGATTGAAGCCCGGCACGATGTCGTCGGCGAGTTCGTCTCCGGTGGCGGTGACGCCGAGGTCGGCCTCCTCGGCGCACGCGCGCCGGATCGTCTCCGGCCCGTAGAGGCCCATCATCATCTCCAGGCCCCACGCGGGGAGAGCCGACAGTGGCAGGTCGTCGTGCCGGCTTCCGCGGTGGCCGTCGAACCGTGTGGTCATGGCGTCATCGTGCCATAAGCGTGTAACCCAGATCACATCTTTGCCCACTCGCCGGGAGCCCGTTGCCATGTCCGATTCCCGCCAGCTCCGCGGCAGCCCTGATGAGACAGTGGTGTGGTGACCACAGCATCCGCCACATCGAGCGTCACCGGGGCCGCCCCGGACTTCGATCGGTGCTACCGCGCGTTGCAGGCACGGGACCCCCGCTTCGACGGACAGTTCTTCGTCACCGTCCGCACCACCGGGATCTACTGTCGTCCGTCGTGTCCCGCGCAGACGCCCCGGCCGCAGAACGTCGCCTTCGTGCTCACCGCGGCGGCCGCCCAGCAGCAGGGTTTCCGCGCATGCCGACGATGCGCTCCCGATGCCGTGCCGGGGTCGCCGATGTGGAACGTCAACGCCGACCTGTCGGCTCGTGCGATGCGGCTCATCGCCGACGGCGTCGTCGAACGTGAGGGCGTCGACGGCCTGGCGGCGCGCCTGCGGTATTCGCCGCGACACCTCAACCGCGTCCTGACCGACCACCTCGGGGCCGGTCCGCTCGCGTTGGCCCGGGCGCACCGCGCGACCAATGCGCGCGTCCTCATCCAGTGCACGGCCATGCCGATGACCGACGTGGCCTTCGCCGCAGGTTTTGCCAGTGTGCGGCAGTTCAACGACACCATCCGGGCGGTCTTCGGTCTCACCCCGACGCAACTTCGGCGACTGCGCACCCGCCGCGACCGCCACGTGGACTCGGCGCCGGGCAGTGTCACGCTGCGACTCCCCTTCCGTACGCCCTACCGGTGGCCGTGGATGCGATGGTTTCTGTCCGCGCACGCCGCCGCGGGTGTCGAGACAGTGGTCGACGACCCCGCCGCGCCCCTCGGCTGGCGATACCGCCGGGTGATCGCGCTACCGCACGGCCCGGCCCTCGCCGAGGTCGAGCCGCACGAGGACCACGCCGCGGTCGCACTGTCACACCTCGACATGCGGGATCTGGGGGCCGCGGTGAATCGTCTCCGGCGTCTGCTGGACCTCGACGCCGACATCACCGCCGCCCAGGACGCACTCGCCGCAGATCCGACGCTCCGCCCCCTCATCGACGACGCCCCCGGCCTACGGGTGCCGGGCAGCCTCGACGCCGGCGAGACGATCATGCGCACGATGCTCGGCCAGCAGGTCAGCCTCGCCGCCGCACGCCGGCAGGTCGACCTGCTCGTCGACGCCCTCGGTGAACCGCTGGAGGCCGCGGCCGAATCGGGACAGCCGGCGCCGAAGGCGTTCCCGACCGCCACGGCCGTCGCCGAGCGGGGACGGGAGGTGCTGCGCGGTCCGCGACGCCGGATCGACGCCGTCATCGGCGTCGCCGAGGGACTTGCCGACGGCCGGGTGGAACCACATGCGGGGGTCGATGCGTCAGACCTACGTGCGCAACTTCTCGAGTTGCCCGGTATCGGTCCCTGGACCGCCGACATCGTCACCATGCGCGTGACCGGCGATCCCGACGTCCTGCTCGCCGGCGATCTCGTCGTCGCCCGGGCCGCCGCCGACCTCCGACTCGACCTGCACGACGCACATCACTGGGCCCCTTGGCGTTCGTACGCGACGATGCACCTGTGGCGATATCGACTCGACGCCGCGGGCCACGCCGTGTGACGACATGACACCTGACGACCGGACCCGTCCCGCACCACCCCCGCCAACTCGACTCCGACTCTCGACTCCGACACCTCAGGAGAGTGACATGTCCGCACCCACCACCACCGCCGCGGCGACCACCGAGCCCGCCGCCACCGGCGGATTCAGCACCGTCGAGACCCCCAACGGCCCGTTCACGGTCATCGCCGACACCGATCATCGTGTTCTGGCCTCCGGATGGACCGACGACCCCGACTATCTGTCGGCGCTCATCCATCGGGCGCTGCGCCCGACGTCGACGCTCCGCTCGGAATCGCTCGGCTCCATCACCGACGCGGTGTCGGCGTACTACTCGGGCGACCACGCCGCCCCGTCGGCGATTCCGGTCGTGCAACGCTCGGGCGGGGAGTTCCTGGAGAAGGCGTGGGATGCACTGCGGAAGGTCGAGGCCGGGTACCCGGTCACCTACACGCGTTTCGCCGAGCTCGCCGGTGAGCCGGCCGCAGTCCGCGCCGCCGCCACTGCGTGTGCGCGCAACGCGGCGGCGCTCTTCGTGCCGTGCCACCGCGTGAAGCGCAGCGACGGCACCCTCGGCGGATTCCGGTACGGGCTGTCGACCAAGCAGTGGTTGCTCGACTTCGAGGCGCCCGAACCGGTTTTGTCAGGGGTGTCCGACACCATCGGGGGATGATCGCAGCTGCCCTCTCCCTCGTGTTCGGCGTCGCCCTCGGTATC
It contains:
- a CDS encoding DUF1801 domain-containing protein encodes the protein MASKDEKNLAQVVDKIAKMDEPRRSLMQRVHEVIVAAAPTLKPRIWYGMPAYALSASTPALVTLRNDERVNLALTEKVALVPAGASDGTLMPAAWYFETLDEPTEKRIAEIVQSVVP
- a CDS encoding DNA-3-methyladenine glycosylase 2 family protein, coding for MTTASATSSVTGAAPDFDRCYRALQARDPRFDGQFFVTVRTTGIYCRPSCPAQTPRPQNVAFVLTAAAAQQQGFRACRRCAPDAVPGSPMWNVNADLSARAMRLIADGVVEREGVDGLAARLRYSPRHLNRVLTDHLGAGPLALARAHRATNARVLIQCTAMPMTDVAFAAGFASVRQFNDTIRAVFGLTPTQLRRLRTRRDRHVDSAPGSVTLRLPFRTPYRWPWMRWFLSAHAAAGVETVVDDPAAPLGWRYRRVIALPHGPALAEVEPHEDHAAVALSHLDMRDLGAAVNRLRRLLDLDADITAAQDALAADPTLRPLIDDAPGLRVPGSLDAGETIMRTMLGQQVSLAAARRQVDLLVDALGEPLEAAAESGQPAPKAFPTATAVAERGREVLRGPRRRIDAVIGVAEGLADGRVEPHAGVDASDLRAQLLELPGIGPWTADIVTMRVTGDPDVLLAGDLVVARAAADLRLDLHDAHHWAPWRSYATMHLWRYRLDAAGHAV
- the ychF gene encoding redox-regulated ATPase YchF, translating into MSLTLGIVGLPNVGKSTLFNALTRNDVLAANYPFATIEPNVGVVELPDKRLERLAEIFGSERILPATVSFVDIAGIVKGASEGEGMGNQFLANIREADAICQVVRVFADDDVVHVDGRVDPFADIEVIETELILADMQTLEKAIPRLEKEARKNKDLAETLAAAKQAQELLDSGKTLFSQKDSFDLSSVRELHLMTAKPFLYVFNADEGVLTDEARKAELRAAVAPADAVFLDAKVESELLELDAEDAQELLDSIGQSEPGLTSLARAGFHTLGLQTYLTAGPKESRAWTIHQGDTAPKAAGVIHTDFEKGFIKAEIVSFDDLDAAGSMAAAKAAGKVRMEGKDYVMKDGDVVEFRFNV
- a CDS encoding AI-2E family transporter; translation: MSADAVLGGDAVLGGGEKTTYPTRAQVMMSGLQACAMFGLQIVLVAAALWVITWLLGKFWVILLPVLFAIIVCTILWPPVRWMRNHGVPAAAASLVMMLVGLGVLGGVIGLIVPSIVDQAPELAHRATDGVRKLQDWIQGPPLNIKDEQLDNIVNTITDRLQSSASAIAAGVFSGVGTATSVLITLFTSIVLVFFFLKDGPKFVPWLDRSVGKPSGTHVGEVLTRMWNSLGGFIRTQAVVSFVDAALIGAGLFILNVPLAGVLVVITFLGGFIPIIGAFVAGALAVLIALVSNGLTTALIVLGIILAVQQLEGNVLQPWLQAKSMDLHAVIVLLSVTLGGTLFGITGAFLAVPAASSIAVVLRYLNERIAERAGETLPPQGAPVTTQIGVPDEEPPGEKPNPVKGLLDRD
- a CDS encoding S1C family serine protease, whose translation is MNAFQPPGDHTPAPENTSHPHPTHPHPTPPPHGSWPRDPGWQNDPIAPPPAPSPPASSTLRAGVSKPIVVTALLAGLLGGVIGVGGSALLDQPSSSAAVPTLSSQPADTVTAADVEPGSVTYAAKVASKSTADIKIQTSNGTAVGSGIVLSPDGYVLTNHHVVAGAGSGSKIVVTTGDGTQHSATITGTSPSYDLAVIKLDGASGLTPATLGDSDDLQVGEQVVAVGSPDSLSNTVTSGIISALSRTVTAGDESGSAVTVYNGLQTDTPINPGNSGGPLVNLQGQVIAVNSAVDTGQAASGGLQTFGLGFAIPINTAQRIANQLLQDGEATKPVLGVSGSLSTTSAEEGATVSTVQDGGPADKAGISQGDVITKIGDTPVADYADLMAQVLTHAPGETVPVTIGSGSGARTVQVKLGSTVDKEQTTVPESGGDSGGDSRLPFGGNPFGRIP
- a CDS encoding methylated-DNA--[protein]-cysteine S-methyltransferase, with the protein product MSAPTTTAAATTEPAATGGFSTVETPNGPFTVIADTDHRVLASGWTDDPDYLSALIHRALRPTSTLRSESLGSITDAVSAYYSGDHAAPSAIPVVQRSGGEFLEKAWDALRKVEAGYPVTYTRFAELAGEPAAVRAAATACARNAAALFVPCHRVKRSDGTLGGFRYGLSTKQWLLDFEAPEPVLSGVSDTIGG